The proteins below come from a single Rickettsia typhi str. Wilmington genomic window:
- a CDS encoding alpha-2-macroglobulin family protein, with protein sequence MKNICCKCVLTIFLYLINLQVIATSFNEKIPVYLKLTNEKMLAGKNSLNIDLCDSRIKEWCAKPQREMGLNRQKINEYISISPDIKGEWRFGWNYNINFIPEENFLPNQTYKITIKDSIFPNFISLKKNNISFTSLPLLSMIKEMNYLQDNINISQKFVQTKIAFNYPIDPKSLEERIEFIKSSTKEKLSFSIKFNTDKTEAISITNIPPLTDKKDIVSIIIKDGVKILYGDEIFTQKNVDIQNNKMMQNNIRYSYKENVLIPSLSSYLKITNSTATIVKDDKLKPEQIIIITTNTPVSGEEVKKHLELFLLPKNKPHFLGVAGKKNYKWQSPREITDDILKLSEKINFELLPAVPKITNVHHFKVDTLASRTVLIKIKKGVRTLDNLTLGSDYTQIIQIPDNPKEVKFMSDGSILSLSGKKKLPVYSLGIDKLYVEIDKIHQQEINHLISQTNRYNIFQNPTFINEYSFNEYNISDVFQEEVIVNSQNLNLPHYTDLDFSKYLHLEQAGRYSKGLFLAKVYSKDNNNNIISQDKRLILVTDLGFIVKTDKTGTHHIFVSYISNGKPAEGVKADIIGLNGEILVSSKTDSQGHTVLSNIRDLNKGKIPIAYVLTTKDDFSFMPYNRVDQQVNYSRFDISGTVNSEEGLKAYLFSDRGIYRPSEQGHIGIMLKQNDWHGKFDGLPLGIQVTNPYGRVIDKNKIVLNSEGLGEYLFTTFDDSLTGLYNISLYLGEPGINNYLNSVSVRVGDFQPDRMKININFNNSKDTLWTHPKDLKATVKLINLYGIPAENRKVRGLIDIRPTEFFVANFKEYTFYRSKDNKEFFNEHLGDVTTDSTGTANFDLNLDKYYNATFNLTFSAEGFEPDSGRSVQGSKSLIVSPLPYIIGFRSNSNLKYIKKQVISTIEFIAISNKAKKVSAHNLTLKLNKINYVNNLVSDSNGNYSYSAVPVETNISSDNVNITENEGYIYNVPTNEEGDYVIYLTDTENRIFAQTEFSVIGEGNVTANLINKANLKVKLDKGDYKAGDTILLNINTPYTGYGLITIETDKVHNFKWFKADKNNSIQEIKIPDGFEGKGYVNVQFIRDITDTEIFISPFSYAVLPFTAGVYKHKENIELTLLPKIKSGEKLSIRYRTTNPCKIIIFAVDEGILSFADYQTPDPINYFMNDKALEVRTSQIMDLILPEHHLLMKSYIASPPGDSFINVSRNLNPFKRNSQPPVTFWSGILESDLNEREITFDIPSYFNGTLRVIGIASSLDTIGVSKTDLLVQSDLIINTNLPLFVAPNDEFAVPITIFNNLKDSGNAQIFLNIETSEGLEILDYPKAIQIDENNEATINVKLKATDKLGSANLNVVASINNIKTDITSMTLVHSSELTSTTSVRPASPNITTVDTGFIPGNKANLKILRDLYPKFAKLQISASKSPLAIISGFKDFLDNYHYGCTEQLVSQNFANVLLYNEQELVQILKTDRKKMDESLSKIFQTLLERQNDDGGFRYWNNFYDDSDPFISVYTMHFLNEGVTRYLAVPSDMFNAGLYYLENIANREINSLDEAREKAYAIYILTRNSIITTNYIANILKYLDEYHKNTWHDDLISVYLASSYKMLKMDEDADKLLDRFTLNKPISKTNYQYYNQLIKYSQYLYLISLHFPERLKNFDSKIIQDIALFAKDNYNSLSASYAIMASLTYAAKIHNVDEATIKVTDTDKVVTLKGDKVMISELSLESNEIDLTSSSNGFFYQLLTSGYDKQLKGNKEIVQGIEITKKYLDENNKEVSKVKLGDNITVNITINSASNKTLSNIVILDLLPGGFELLQDNNNLNILERHQEIMIWKPIYINNRDDRVMIFGTISDQKMTYRYKIKAVNKGIFTTTAVYGQAMYDTQTYYRGSIGCIIVE encoded by the coding sequence ATGAAAAATATTTGCTGTAAATGTGTATTGACTATTTTCTTATATTTAATAAATTTACAAGTAATCGCTACAAGCTTTAATGAAAAAATACCTGTATATTTAAAATTAACGAACGAAAAGATGTTAGCAGGGAAAAATTCGTTAAATATTGATCTTTGCGATTCTAGAATTAAAGAATGGTGTGCAAAGCCTCAAAGAGAGATGGGACTGAACAGGCAAAAAATAAATGAGTACATATCTATTTCACCTGATATTAAAGGGGAGTGGAGATTCGGATGGAATTATAATATAAATTTTATACCCGAAGAAAATTTTTTACCTAATCAAACGTATAAAATTACTATCAAAGATAGTATATTCCCTAATTTTATCAGTTTAAAAAAAAATAATATAAGCTTCACGTCTTTACCACTACTTTCTATGATTAAAGAAATGAATTATCTACAAGATAATATCAATATTTCTCAAAAATTTGTCCAAACAAAAATAGCTTTTAACTACCCAATTGATCCTAAAAGTCTAGAAGAAAGAATAGAGTTCATCAAATCTTCAACTAAAGAGAAATTATCATTTTCGATCAAATTCAATACAGATAAGACAGAAGCTATATCGATTACCAATATACCACCGCTTACAGATAAAAAAGACATAGTATCTATTATTATAAAAGACGGGGTTAAAATATTATATGGGGACGAAATTTTTACGCAAAAAAATGTAGACATTCAAAATAATAAGATGATGCAAAATAATATAAGATATTCTTATAAAGAAAATGTATTAATTCCAAGTCTATCCTCATATTTAAAAATCACTAATAGTACTGCTACAATTGTTAAAGATGATAAACTGAAACCGGAACAGATAATTATAATTACTACAAATACACCAGTTTCAGGTGAAGAGGTAAAAAAACATTTAGAGTTATTTTTATTACCCAAAAATAAACCTCATTTTTTAGGAGTTGCAGGTAAAAAAAACTATAAATGGCAAAGCCCAAGAGAAATAACGGATGATATTCTTAAATTAAGTGAAAAAATAAATTTTGAGCTACTACCTGCCGTCCCAAAAATTACTAATGTACATCACTTCAAAGTAGATACGCTTGCCTCAAGAACTGTGCTTATTAAAATAAAAAAAGGTGTTAGGACATTAGATAATTTAACTCTTGGCTCAGATTACACTCAAATAATACAAATACCTGATAATCCTAAAGAAGTAAAGTTCATGTCAGACGGATCTATTCTCTCATTATCTGGTAAAAAGAAACTCCCAGTATATTCACTTGGTATAGATAAATTATATGTAGAAATTGATAAAATTCATCAGCAAGAAATTAATCATTTAATAAGCCAGACAAATAGATACAATATTTTCCAAAACCCAACTTTCATAAACGAATATTCTTTTAATGAGTATAATATTTCAGATGTTTTCCAAGAAGAGGTAATAGTTAATTCTCAAAATCTCAATTTACCTCATTATACAGATTTAGATTTCAGTAAGTATTTACATTTAGAGCAAGCAGGAAGATATTCTAAGGGACTATTTTTAGCAAAAGTCTACTCTAAAGATAATAATAATAATATTATATCTCAAGATAAAAGATTAATTTTAGTTACTGATCTTGGGTTTATAGTAAAAACTGATAAAACAGGAACACATCATATATTTGTTTCTTATATCAGTAATGGTAAACCTGCAGAAGGTGTAAAAGCAGATATTATAGGACTTAATGGTGAGATATTAGTCAGCAGTAAAACTGATAGCCAAGGACATACTGTTTTATCAAACATACGTGATTTAAATAAAGGAAAAATCCCAATAGCTTACGTGTTAACTACTAAAGATGATTTCTCGTTTATGCCATATAATAGAGTGGATCAACAAGTTAATTATTCTCGGTTTGATATATCAGGGACTGTTAATTCTGAAGAAGGACTAAAAGCTTATTTATTTTCCGATCGCGGCATTTATAGACCAAGCGAGCAAGGCCACATAGGTATTATGCTCAAACAAAATGATTGGCACGGCAAATTTGATGGTTTACCTTTAGGAATACAAGTCACTAACCCTTATGGGAGAGTAATAGATAAAAATAAAATCGTTCTAAATTCAGAAGGGCTTGGTGAATATTTATTCACAACATTTGATGATTCTTTAACAGGCTTATATAATATAAGCTTATATTTAGGTGAGCCAGGAATAAATAATTATCTTAATAGCGTATCTGTCAGAGTTGGAGATTTTCAGCCTGACCGCATGAAAATAAATATAAACTTCAATAACTCAAAAGATACGCTATGGACTCATCCAAAAGACCTTAAAGCAACAGTTAAACTTATAAATCTTTACGGCATTCCTGCAGAAAATAGAAAAGTCAGAGGTTTAATTGATATTAGACCTACAGAGTTTTTTGTTGCCAACTTTAAAGAGTATACATTCTATCGTAGTAAAGACAATAAAGAGTTTTTTAATGAGCATTTAGGAGATGTTACTACGGATTCTACAGGTACAGCAAATTTTGACCTTAACCTTGACAAATATTATAATGCTACTTTTAATCTAACATTTTCTGCAGAAGGCTTTGAACCTGACTCAGGAAGAAGCGTACAGGGCAGTAAATCTCTTATAGTGTCACCTCTTCCTTATATTATAGGTTTTAGAAGTAACAGCAACCTTAAGTATATTAAGAAACAAGTGATTTCAACAATAGAATTCATAGCCATATCCAATAAAGCAAAAAAAGTATCTGCACATAATTTAACTCTTAAGTTAAACAAGATTAATTACGTAAATAATTTAGTATCAGATAGTAATGGTAATTATTCTTACAGTGCAGTACCTGTTGAAACGAATATATCTTCTGATAATGTTAATATCACAGAAAACGAGGGTTATATTTATAACGTACCTACTAACGAAGAAGGTGATTACGTTATTTACCTAACAGATACAGAAAATAGAATCTTTGCTCAAACTGAATTTTCAGTAATAGGTGAAGGGAATGTCACAGCTAATTTAATAAATAAAGCAAATTTAAAAGTTAAACTTGATAAAGGTGATTATAAAGCAGGCGATACTATTCTTTTAAATATTAACACTCCTTATACAGGTTATGGATTAATTACTATTGAGACTGATAAAGTACATAATTTTAAATGGTTTAAAGCTGATAAAAATAATAGTATTCAAGAAATAAAAATACCTGACGGTTTTGAAGGTAAAGGATACGTAAATGTACAATTTATAAGAGACATCACAGATACGGAAATCTTTATTTCACCATTTAGCTATGCAGTACTACCGTTTACTGCAGGAGTGTATAAACATAAAGAAAATATTGAATTAACATTGCTCCCAAAAATTAAATCAGGTGAAAAGTTATCAATTCGTTACCGTACTACTAATCCTTGTAAAATCATAATATTTGCTGTTGATGAAGGCATACTATCATTTGCTGATTATCAGACTCCAGACCCGATTAATTACTTCATGAACGATAAAGCATTAGAAGTACGAACTTCACAAATCATGGATTTAATATTGCCTGAGCATCATTTATTAATGAAATCTTATATAGCATCTCCTCCAGGCGACAGTTTTATAAATGTATCTCGCAACCTTAATCCGTTTAAAAGGAATAGCCAACCTCCTGTAACATTTTGGTCAGGCATTTTAGAATCAGATCTTAATGAGAGAGAAATAACATTCGATATACCAAGCTATTTTAACGGCACTTTAAGAGTGATAGGTATAGCATCAAGCCTTGATACTATAGGAGTTTCTAAAACTGATTTATTAGTGCAATCTGATCTTATTATCAATACAAATTTACCTTTATTTGTAGCTCCAAATGATGAATTTGCAGTACCAATAACAATATTTAATAACCTAAAAGATTCAGGAAATGCTCAAATTTTTTTAAATATTGAAACAAGCGAAGGACTTGAAATATTAGATTATCCTAAAGCAATACAGATAGATGAAAATAATGAAGCTACTATTAATGTTAAATTAAAAGCAACTGATAAACTCGGTTCAGCAAATTTAAATGTTGTAGCGTCTATAAATAACATAAAGACTGATATAACGTCTATGACATTAGTACATAGCTCAGAATTAACTAGCACTACGAGTGTTCGTCCTGCTAGCCCAAATATCACAACGGTTGATACAGGCTTTATTCCAGGCAATAAAGCTAATTTAAAAATCTTGCGTGATTTATATCCTAAATTTGCTAAGTTGCAAATTTCTGCTTCTAAATCTCCTCTTGCTATTATTTCAGGCTTTAAAGATTTTTTAGATAATTATCATTATGGCTGCACCGAACAATTAGTCAGCCAAAATTTTGCCAATGTTTTATTATATAATGAGCAAGAGCTAGTTCAGATTCTTAAAACTGATCGTAAAAAAATGGATGAATCATTATCGAAAATATTTCAAACATTATTGGAACGTCAAAATGATGACGGTGGATTTAGATATTGGAACAATTTTTACGATGATTCTGATCCATTTATTTCTGTATATACTATGCACTTCTTAAACGAGGGAGTCACTAGATATTTAGCTGTGCCAAGTGATATGTTTAACGCAGGTCTTTACTACTTAGAGAATATTGCAAATAGAGAAATAAATTCTTTAGACGAAGCGAGAGAAAAAGCATATGCAATTTATATCTTGACGAGAAATAGTATTATTACTACAAACTATATTGCAAATATTTTAAAATATTTAGATGAATACCATAAAAATACATGGCATGATGATTTGATTAGCGTTTATTTAGCATCTAGCTATAAAATGCTAAAAATGGATGAGGACGCAGATAAATTACTAGATAGATTTACTCTCAATAAACCTATATCAAAAACAAATTACCAATATTATAATCAATTAATAAAATATAGTCAGTATTTATACTTAATTTCTTTACATTTCCCTGAGCGATTAAAAAACTTTGACTCAAAAATTATCCAAGATATCGCTCTTTTTGCAAAAGATAACTACAATAGTCTATCAGCAAGCTATGCAATTATGGCAAGTCTTACCTATGCTGCTAAAATCCATAATGTAGATGAGGCTACTATTAAAGTAACTGATACAGATAAAGTAGTAACGTTAAAAGGTGATAAAGTGATGATTTCTGAGTTGTCATTAGAGAGTAATGAGATAGACTTAACATCATCAAGTAACGGCTTTTTCTATCAGCTATTAACTTCAGGCTATGATAAGCAATTAAAAGGCAATAAAGAGATAGTGCAAGGAATAGAAATAACTAAAAAATATCTCGATGAAAATAATAAAGAGGTTAGTAAAGTAAAATTAGGTGATAATATTA